The following proteins come from a genomic window of Aggregicoccus sp. 17bor-14:
- a CDS encoding family 1 encapsulin nanocompartment shell protein encodes MPDFLGHAENPLREEEWARLNETVIQVARRSLVGRRILDIYGPLGAGVQTVPHDEYQGVSPGAVDIVGEQETAPVFTDVRRFKTIPLIYKDFLLHWRDIEAARTHNMPLDVSAAAGAAAFCAQQEDELIFYGDPKLGHEGLMNAAGRLTATLGDWSQPGNAYLSIVEATRQLNEHGHYGPYAVVVSPRLYSLMHRIYEKTGVLEIETIRQLAADGVYQSNRLRGDAGVVVSTGRENMDLAVSMDMVAAYLGAAQMNHPFRVLEALILRIKHPDSICTLEPAAAAPAALR; translated from the coding sequence ATGCCTGACTTCCTGGGACACGCCGAGAACCCGCTGCGCGAGGAGGAGTGGGCGCGCCTCAACGAGACCGTCATCCAGGTGGCCCGCCGCTCGCTCGTGGGGCGCCGCATCCTGGACATCTACGGCCCGCTGGGCGCCGGGGTGCAGACGGTGCCTCACGACGAGTACCAGGGCGTCTCCCCGGGCGCGGTGGACATCGTGGGCGAGCAGGAGACGGCGCCGGTGTTCACGGACGTGCGGCGCTTCAAGACCATCCCGCTCATCTACAAGGACTTCCTGCTGCACTGGCGCGACATCGAGGCGGCGCGCACGCACAACATGCCGCTGGACGTCTCGGCCGCCGCGGGCGCCGCCGCCTTCTGCGCGCAGCAGGAGGACGAGCTCATCTTCTACGGCGACCCCAAGCTGGGCCACGAGGGGCTGATGAACGCGGCCGGGCGGCTCACGGCGACGCTCGGGGACTGGAGCCAGCCGGGCAACGCGTACCTCTCCATCGTGGAGGCCACGCGCCAGCTCAACGAGCACGGCCACTACGGGCCCTACGCCGTCGTCGTCAGCCCCCGCCTCTACTCGCTCATGCACCGCATCTACGAGAAGACGGGCGTGCTGGAGATCGAGACCATCCGCCAGCTCGCGGCGGACGGCGTGTACCAGTCCAACCGCCTGCGCGGCGATGCGGGCGTGGTGGTTTCCACGGGCCGTGAGAACATGGACCTGGCCGTGTCCATGGACATGGTGGCGGCGTACCTCGGTGCCGCCCAGATGAACCACCCCTTCCGCGTGCTCGAGGCGCTCATCCTGCGCATCAAGCACCCGGACTCCATCTGCACCCTCGAGCCGGCAGCAGCGGCGCCCGCGGCGCTGCGCTAG